The Coleofasciculaceae cyanobacterium genome contains a region encoding:
- the galE gene encoding UDP-glucose 4-epimerase GalE, which translates to MSSRNQTILVTGGAGYIGSHAVLILKKAGYNVIILDNLSYGHREIVEDVLQVKLVVGDTSDRVLLDHLFTTHKIDAVMHFAAYIAVGESVNEPGKYYRNNVASTLNLLEAMLAHGINQIVFSSTCAVYGMPKEVPMSENHPHNPLSPYAASKDMVERILSDFDTAFDLKSVAFRYFNACGADPSSLLGEDHTPETHLIPLALLTALKKRKSLYIFGTDYDTPDGTCVRDYIHVNDLADAHVLGLEYLLSGGESEIFNLGNGNGFSVREVIETARQVTGLEIPVIESDRRPGDAPILVGSSEKVRTMLGWNPNYADLKKIISHAWQWHQKRHGEIERSKNEG; encoded by the coding sequence GTGTCATCTAGAAATCAGACTATTTTGGTTACTGGCGGTGCGGGGTATATTGGTTCTCATGCGGTGCTGATTCTTAAAAAAGCGGGCTATAATGTCATAATTTTAGATAACTTATCTTACGGGCATCGAGAAATAGTTGAAGATGTACTTCAGGTAAAACTGGTGGTTGGTGATACAAGCGATCGCGTGTTATTAGATCACTTATTTACTACTCATAAAATTGATGCAGTAATGCACTTTGCGGCTTATATAGCTGTAGGAGAATCGGTCAACGAGCCAGGAAAATATTATCGTAACAACGTTGCTAGTACCCTCAATCTTTTAGAAGCAATGTTGGCACATGGAATTAATCAGATCGTTTTTTCTTCTACCTGTGCGGTATACGGGATGCCTAAAGAAGTCCCCATGAGCGAAAATCATCCTCACAATCCTCTTAGTCCTTATGCAGCAAGCAAGGATATGGTAGAACGCATCTTAAGCGACTTTGATACTGCCTTTGACCTAAAGTCCGTAGCATTCCGCTACTTTAATGCCTGCGGTGCAGATCCAAGTAGTCTACTAGGCGAAGATCATACGCCAGAAACTCATTTAATTCCTCTGGCTTTACTTACCGCCCTCAAAAAGCGTAAATCGTTATACATTTTTGGTACTGACTATGACACTCCTGATGGTACTTGTGTACGAGACTATATTCACGTTAACGATTTAGCTGATGCTCATGTCTTAGGTTTAGAGTATTTGCTGTCTGGGGGAGAATCAGAAATATTCAACTTAGGTAACGGGAATGGTTTTTCAGTCAGAGAAGTAATTGAAACTGCCCGTCAGGTGACAGGTTTAGAGATTCCTGTTATTGAAAGCGATCGCCGCCCTGGAGATGCACCTATTTTAGTTGGCAGTAGTGAAAAAGTTCGCACCATGTTGGGCTGGAATCCAAATTATGCCGATCTGAAAAAAATTATCAGTCATGCTTGGCAATGGCATCAGAAAAGACACGGAGAAATAGAAAGGAGCAAGAATGAAGGATGA
- a CDS encoding response regulator transcription factor — MIRILLVDDQNLVRQGIKSLLEQDSNFHIVGTVKDGHNALKQVELLSPDIVLLDIEMPGMNGITATKYINHSSPQTKVIILSSHEDEEYLTQAFMAGARAYMLKDSLMTDLKQAILAVNNGYSQIESRLLAKIFAPGNIKFHKSKSEAENQKIAHHSRKSNDSVVENLPPKETPEYKQAEEKSIISVSSVKQPLLSPDEVSKVNVSEPTIPKNPESEVNFSNLNLAKTVNQNNVVELLGSNYNNSQFNHNTQSKSNEEKNLPVVTNQFFSFPLIQGSASKLNSTSTSKQNQLLKVVLKSKNHLQKITNKPPFLKYKIKIARLYKLKASQYEPQIKFCQAKLVYHHSRLCPVIKQWYETGLLANAGLVFLGIITVLIIHQVFSS, encoded by the coding sequence ATGATTCGTATTTTATTAGTAGACGACCAAAATTTAGTTAGACAGGGAATTAAATCACTATTAGAGCAAGACTCAAATTTCCACATAGTTGGGACAGTAAAAGATGGTCATAATGCTCTCAAGCAAGTCGAGCTTTTGTCTCCTGATATTGTGTTGCTTGACATAGAAATGCCTGGAATGAACGGTATTACTGCCACTAAATATATCAATCATTCATCTCCTCAGACAAAAGTCATTATTCTTAGCAGCCACGAAGACGAAGAATACTTGACTCAGGCATTTATGGCAGGAGCTAGAGCCTATATGCTCAAAGATAGTTTGATGACGGACTTGAAACAAGCTATTTTAGCGGTTAATAATGGATATTCTCAGATAGAGTCTAGGTTGTTAGCTAAGATTTTCGCTCCTGGTAATATTAAATTCCATAAAAGTAAATCCGAGGCTGAGAACCAAAAAATCGCTCATCACAGCAGAAAATCAAATGATTCTGTTGTGGAAAATCTTCCGCCAAAAGAAACGCCAGAATATAAGCAGGCTGAAGAAAAGAGTATAATTTCAGTTTCTTCTGTAAAACAACCCTTGCTGTCTCCAGACGAAGTTAGCAAAGTTAATGTATCTGAACCGACAATTCCCAAAAATCCAGAGTCAGAAGTTAATTTCTCTAATTTAAACTTAGCCAAAACAGTTAACCAGAATAATGTAGTTGAACTTCTGGGCTCAAATTACAATAATAGTCAATTTAATCACAATACTCAATCAAAATCCAACGAAGAAAAGAATTTACCTGTTGTTACTAATCAATTTTTTTCTTTTCCTCTTATTCAAGGTTCAGCTTCAAAACTAAATTCAACCTCTACAAGTAAGCAAAACCAACTATTAAAAGTAGTATTAAAAAGTAAAAATCATCTTCAGAAAATAACCAACAAACCACCATTCTTAAAATATAAAATTAAAATAGCTCGACTTTATAAATTAAAAGCATCACAATACGAACCGCAAATTAAATTCTGCCAAGCCAAATTAGTTTACCATCACTCTCGATTATGCCCAGTAATTAAACAGTGGTATGAGACAGGTTTATTAGCAAATGCAGGATTAGTATTTTTGGGAATAATTACGGTTTTGATTATTCATCAAGTATTTTCTTCATAA
- the sds gene encoding solanesyl diphosphate synthase — protein MTSSTTSLLAPVENDLNTMTDNLKQLIGARHPILGAAAEHLFDAGGKRIRPAIVLLVSRATMSDQKLTSRHRRLAEITEMIHTASLVHDDVVDEADLRRNVETVNNLFGDRIAVLAGDFLFAQSSWYLANLDNLQVVKLLSEVIRDFAEGEIMQSINRFDIDASIDSYLDKTYYKTASLMANSAKAAAVLSDADNEIVEDLYSYGRNLGLAFQIVDDILDFTGSTEVLGKPAGLDLASGKLTSPVFYALKQQPYLKTLIEREFSEPDDLSKALELIKNSEGIEQARQLAKDLARQAAQNLSCLAASDSKDALHELTNYAVSRIY, from the coding sequence ATGACATCTTCTACTACTTCTTTATTAGCACCCGTTGAAAATGATCTCAACACTATGACAGATAATCTCAAGCAATTGATTGGTGCGCGCCATCCAATTTTGGGTGCCGCTGCCGAACATTTGTTTGATGCAGGAGGTAAAAGAATTAGACCCGCGATCGTTTTGTTGGTTTCCCGGGCAACTATGTCGGATCAAAAGCTAACTTCGCGCCATCGCCGTTTGGCAGAAATTACCGAAATGATTCATACTGCAAGTTTAGTACATGATGACGTAGTAGACGAAGCTGATTTACGTCGCAATGTAGAAACAGTTAACAATTTGTTTGGCGATAGAATTGCTGTATTAGCTGGAGATTTTCTTTTTGCTCAATCATCATGGTATCTCGCCAATTTAGATAACTTACAGGTAGTCAAGCTTCTGTCCGAGGTAATCAGGGATTTTGCCGAAGGAGAAATTATGCAAAGCATAAATCGTTTTGATATCGATGCGTCGATCGATTCCTATTTAGATAAGACTTACTATAAAACCGCTTCTTTAATGGCTAATAGTGCTAAAGCTGCTGCCGTACTCAGTGATGCTGACAATGAAATAGTTGAAGATCTCTATAGTTATGGTCGCAATCTAGGACTGGCTTTCCAAATTGTTGATGATATTTTAGATTTTACTGGCTCAACTGAAGTATTGGGCAAACCAGCAGGACTAGATTTAGCTAGTGGGAAGTTAACTTCTCCTGTATTTTATGCTCTCAAACAACAGCCTTATTTAAAAACTTTAATCGAAAGAGAATTTTCTGAGCCAGACGATCTGAGTAAAGCTTTAGAATTAATTAAAAATAGTGAGGGAATTGAACAGGCTCGTCAGCTAGCAAAGGATCTGGCTCGTCAAGCTGCACAAAATCTCAGTTGTTTAGCTGCTTCGGACTCCAAAGATGCTCTTCATGAATTAACTAATTACGCTGTTAGCCGTATATATTAA